In Acidobacteriota bacterium, one genomic interval encodes:
- a CDS encoding sigma 54-interacting transcriptional regulator produces MSGTRPPGRDLEAFALKKKVLRLETLYDVSRSLTSTSDERALLEEILARAVPVLDAGRGFAAAFEDAAGAGAVASVGLEPAPTPLDVASDPFVLDLARAKAPLARPGETLFGRPAGSVAGVPLVSGDRVLGVLVVLEREARGGDAPSFDEEDRRFLGSLAALAAPALEGSRRFRALAADLDRLREENRSLKGTTAVDELLVGDSAAMRRAKELITRAAASRVNVLITGESGTGKELAARLLHTGSPRRDGPFLALNCAAMPEGLLESELFGIEKGVATGVDGRPGKFELASGGTVFLDEIGDTPLAIQAKLLRVLQEREIERVGGRARIPVDVRVLSATHQSLADLIRQGRFREDLFYRLRVVEIAMPALRERREDIPRLAGHFLARIAARDGRRPPSLSRDAVKALLDYEFPGNVRELENLLEGAAALVSGDAIEAADLQFGIAGGAAGTAGAGDDAKAGVSLRHVENAHIRRVLAQVKGNKSRAAKLLGVSRRTLYRKRV; encoded by the coding sequence GTGAGCGGCACGCGGCCCCCCGGGCGCGACCTCGAGGCGTTCGCGCTCAAGAAGAAGGTCCTGCGCCTCGAGACGCTCTACGACGTCAGCCGGTCCCTCACGTCCACCTCCGACGAGCGCGCGCTCCTCGAGGAGATCCTCGCGCGCGCCGTGCCGGTCCTCGACGCGGGCCGCGGCTTCGCGGCGGCCTTCGAGGACGCCGCCGGAGCGGGCGCCGTCGCCTCGGTCGGCCTCGAACCCGCCCCCACGCCGCTCGACGTCGCGTCCGATCCGTTCGTCCTCGACCTCGCGCGCGCGAAGGCGCCGCTGGCCCGGCCGGGGGAGACCCTCTTCGGCCGCCCGGCCGGCAGCGTCGCGGGAGTTCCGCTCGTCTCCGGCGACCGCGTGCTCGGCGTCCTCGTCGTCCTGGAGCGCGAGGCGCGCGGCGGCGACGCGCCTTCTTTCGACGAGGAGGATCGCCGGTTCCTCGGCTCGCTCGCGGCCCTCGCGGCCCCGGCGCTCGAGGGCAGCCGCCGCTTCCGGGCCCTCGCCGCCGACCTCGACCGCCTGCGCGAGGAGAACCGCTCGCTCAAGGGCACGACCGCCGTCGACGAGCTCCTCGTCGGCGACTCGGCCGCCATGCGCCGCGCCAAGGAGCTCATCACGCGCGCCGCGGCGTCGCGCGTCAACGTCCTCATCACGGGGGAGAGCGGCACCGGCAAGGAGCTGGCCGCGCGGCTCCTCCACACGGGCTCCCCGCGCCGGGACGGTCCGTTCCTCGCCCTGAACTGCGCCGCGATGCCCGAAGGCCTCCTCGAGAGCGAGCTCTTCGGAATCGAGAAGGGCGTCGCGACGGGCGTCGACGGGCGGCCGGGAAAGTTCGAGCTCGCGAGCGGCGGCACGGTGTTCCTGGACGAGATCGGCGACACGCCTCTCGCGATCCAGGCCAAGCTTCTGCGCGTCCTGCAGGAGCGCGAGATCGAGCGCGTGGGCGGGCGCGCGCGCATCCCCGTGGACGTGCGCGTCCTGTCCGCGACGCACCAGAGCCTCGCGGACCTCATCCGCCAGGGCCGCTTCCGCGAGGACCTGTTCTACCGTCTGCGCGTCGTCGAGATCGCAATGCCCGCGCTGCGCGAGAGGCGCGAGGACATCCCGCGCCTCGCGGGCCACTTCCTCGCGCGCATCGCGGCGCGCGACGGCCGCCGGCCGCCCTCGCTCTCGCGCGACGCCGTGAAGGCGCTCCTCGACTACGAGTTCCCCGGCAACGTGCGCGAGCTCGAGAACCTGCTCGAGGGCGCCGCGGCGCTCGTCTCGGGCGACGCGATCGAGGCGGCCGACCTGCAGTTCGGTATCGCGGGCGGAGCCGCAGGCACGGCGGGCGCGGGCGACGACGCAAAGGCAGGCGTCAGCCTGAGGCACGTCGAGAACGCGCACATCCGCCGCGTGCTGGCGCAGGTGAAGGGCAACAAGAGCCGCGCCGCCAAGCTCCTCGGCGTCAGCCGCCGGACGCTCTACCGCAAGCGGGTTTGA
- a CDS encoding ATP-binding protein, producing the protein MKSEELPSAMPFVERREVHLTIPVAPEMEIAATAQVSALGEWMEMGRDKIDEVKMAVVEACINAFEHSATPDRKVALAFRIGSDDDGRGAYLEVDVADAGRGFDPTRVRTPEIATALKSSRKRGWGIKIIESLMDDVRIESGEHGTRIVMRKYR; encoded by the coding sequence TTGAAGAGTGAGGAACTGCCGTCCGCGATGCCATTCGTCGAGAGGCGTGAAGTCCATCTGACCATCCCGGTGGCCCCGGAGATGGAGATCGCCGCGACGGCGCAGGTTTCTGCGCTGGGCGAGTGGATGGAGATGGGCCGGGACAAGATCGACGAGGTCAAGATGGCCGTCGTCGAGGCCTGCATCAACGCCTTCGAGCACAGCGCGACGCCGGATCGCAAGGTGGCCCTGGCGTTCCGCATCGGCTCGGACGACGACGGCCGCGGCGCCTACCTCGAGGTGGACGTCGCCGACGCGGGCCGGGGCTTCGACCCCACGCGCGTCAGGACCCCCGAGATCGCGACCGCCCTGAAGTCCAGTCGCAAGCGCGGATGGGGCATCAAGATCATCGAGAGCCTGATGGACGACGTCCGCATCGAGAGCGGCGAGCACGGCACCCGCATCGTGATGCGGAAGTACCGGTAG
- a CDS encoding STAS domain-containing protein, which produces MSETLKVVVERPDAAVAILRTDGYINNTGGEEIAKEAYALLGGGVTRILLDLEKTKIVNSIGISILIEILEKLLDQGGKLAFCRLTPTIEKTFQIMGLAQYARIFPAPEPALAWLRGESE; this is translated from the coding sequence ATGAGCGAGACCCTGAAAGTCGTCGTGGAGCGGCCGGACGCGGCTGTCGCGATCCTGCGGACCGACGGCTACATCAACAACACCGGCGGCGAAGAGATCGCGAAGGAGGCGTACGCCCTCCTCGGCGGCGGCGTGACCCGCATCCTCCTCGACCTCGAGAAGACGAAGATCGTGAACTCGATCGGCATTTCGATCCTCATCGAGATCCTCGAAAAGCTGCTCGACCAGGGAGGGAAGCTCGCTTTCTGCCGCCTGACGCCGACGATCGAGAAGACGTTCCAGATCATGGGTCTGGCGCAATATGCACGCATCTTCCCCGCTCCCGAGCCCGCCCTTGCCTGGCTCCGGGGCGAGTCCGAGTAG
- a CDS encoding SpoIIE family protein phosphatase, whose amino-acid sequence MPGSGASPSSISASPATAAGGHRLLAAHARLAAIDPWSGRERLFDEILAALLLGSGASRGILLDPVQPARSVAAGLDASPAALLALAARVAAAPRSTGPLTAADLVPLFGDACAPFAIPLTAQEQTVAFVVLGTPPEDPAGFASATAHTAWLLDTVRMSEKVQKADFELKYRVWELQSLYDVGLSIARTLDLESLADDVLMTSVSLLNARSGSLLVRAQGDEGFFAKHVGEPLLNADAIYEVPAGAVLANARESRPDFLKDAPAEKLLLVPIAVENRALGVLVVADKETRGGGVDDFTEADVRVASLFANQAAIALENARLHREAVEKEKMEREMELAASIQKTILPDALPEVTGLLLAGRNRPTKQVGGDYFDVYPLPGGLTALCVADVSGKGVPAALLVSTVHACLHLLISNLSGDLPALVARVNKHLVRFSSTRKFATLFVAVFDPASGLLRYVNAGHNPGLWLSASGATLLPSGGVPVGMMPAAVHREAAVTLGPGDTLLLYSDGITEALNRDDEEFGMDRLTELALNGRGQSPAELQSHIFGAVSDFTAGVAQYDDQTVLIARVTGA is encoded by the coding sequence TTGCCTGGCTCCGGGGCGAGTCCGAGTAGCATTTCCGCCTCGCCAGCGACCGCCGCGGGCGGCCACCGGCTGCTGGCGGCGCACGCCCGGCTCGCGGCGATCGACCCCTGGAGCGGGCGCGAGCGTCTCTTCGATGAGATCCTCGCCGCGCTTCTCCTCGGATCCGGCGCCTCGCGCGGGATCCTCCTCGACCCCGTCCAGCCCGCCCGATCGGTGGCCGCCGGCCTGGACGCGTCCCCGGCCGCCCTGCTCGCGCTCGCCGCGCGCGTCGCGGCCGCGCCCCGCTCCACCGGCCCTCTGACGGCCGCCGACCTCGTCCCCCTCTTCGGAGACGCGTGCGCGCCGTTCGCGATTCCCCTCACGGCCCAGGAGCAGACCGTGGCCTTCGTCGTCCTCGGCACGCCGCCCGAGGATCCCGCGGGTTTCGCGTCGGCAACGGCCCACACGGCGTGGCTTCTCGACACGGTGCGGATGTCGGAGAAGGTTCAGAAGGCCGACTTCGAGCTGAAGTACCGCGTGTGGGAGCTCCAGAGCCTCTACGACGTCGGGCTCTCCATCGCCCGCACGCTCGACCTCGAGTCCCTCGCGGACGACGTCCTCATGACGTCCGTGTCGCTCCTGAACGCGCGCTCCGGATCGCTCCTCGTGCGCGCGCAGGGCGACGAGGGCTTCTTCGCCAAGCACGTCGGCGAGCCGCTCCTGAACGCGGACGCGATCTACGAGGTGCCGGCGGGGGCCGTGCTCGCGAACGCGCGCGAGAGCCGGCCCGACTTCCTGAAGGACGCGCCTGCCGAGAAGCTTCTTCTCGTGCCGATCGCGGTCGAGAACCGCGCGCTCGGCGTCCTCGTCGTCGCCGACAAGGAGACGCGCGGGGGAGGAGTGGACGACTTCACCGAGGCCGACGTGAGGGTCGCGAGCCTTTTCGCGAACCAGGCGGCGATCGCGCTCGAGAACGCGCGCCTCCACCGCGAGGCGGTCGAGAAGGAGAAGATGGAGCGCGAGATGGAGCTCGCGGCCTCCATCCAGAAGACGATTCTTCCCGACGCGCTGCCGGAGGTCACGGGGCTCCTGCTCGCGGGCCGCAACCGTCCGACGAAGCAGGTCGGCGGCGATTACTTCGACGTCTACCCGCTGCCCGGCGGCCTCACGGCGCTCTGCGTGGCGGACGTCTCCGGCAAGGGCGTCCCCGCGGCGCTCCTCGTGTCGACCGTCCACGCGTGCCTCCACCTCCTGATTTCGAACCTCTCGGGCGACCTCCCGGCCCTCGTCGCCCGCGTGAACAAGCACCTCGTCCGCTTCTCCTCGACGCGCAAGTTCGCGACGCTGTTCGTCGCGGTCTTCGACCCGGCTTCGGGCCTCCTGCGCTACGTGAACGCCGGGCACAACCCGGGCCTGTGGCTCTCGGCCTCCGGCGCGACGCTGCTCCCGAGCGGCGGCGTCCCGGTCGGGATGATGCCGGCCGCCGTCCACCGGGAGGCCGCCGTGACCCTCGGGCCCGGCGACACGCTTCTCCTCTACTCGGACGGGATCACGGAGGCGCTCAACCGCGACGACGAGGAATTCGGGATGGACCGCCTCACCGAGCTCGCGCTGAACGGGCGTGGCCAGTCTCCCGCCGAGCTCCAGAGCCACATCTTCGGGGCCGTGAGCGACTTCACCGCGGGCGTCGCGCAGTACGACGACCAGACGGTGCTCATCGCCCGCGTCACGGGCGCGTGA
- a CDS encoding aspartyl protease family protein has product MRRAAALAAGLLTAFACTFSGETTVSPHRLVKPLPGGLVNSYNAEEQLGRGYIPEVSAFLVSSGGKSLEGVRYDRLLGQVLLERGDFRGASPHLERAFAGVGRASERAEIAWLLSQAAYWEGDFTGAGRWARAAQREGKLVPEGWVVFLESPPPRPLYAGAAAGESVTLPVDFGRPNLVRLSVRANGRPPEEMVLDSGASVSLLTDSAAERLGVRFTPGATAAARGLHETETPMRMGWLDSVRMGDLTLTDVPVGVLPDGTLTFETASLGVFRLNGVLGAHLMKEFDWRIEYIEKRLFARRVDPKAARGSKDQNMFFRRMKPMVRTSLNGQPWSLFLLDTGSEPSMVTRGGLRKTRLFEPETAYPVTLEGIGNSRVSWGKISNVSLGVDAFMVRFKDIVVKEEGDGLEDGILGASFLSNFDVEIRFGSMTLALENPVERRRRDARAPAQEIPR; this is encoded by the coding sequence GTGAGGCGCGCCGCGGCCCTCGCGGCGGGCCTGCTGACGGCCTTCGCCTGCACGTTCTCGGGCGAGACGACCGTGTCTCCGCACCGTCTCGTCAAGCCGCTGCCCGGCGGTCTCGTGAACTCGTACAACGCCGAGGAACAGCTCGGCCGCGGGTACATCCCCGAGGTCTCGGCGTTTCTCGTGTCCTCCGGCGGGAAGTCGCTGGAGGGCGTGCGCTACGACCGGCTGCTCGGGCAGGTTCTCCTCGAGCGCGGCGACTTTCGCGGCGCGTCCCCTCACCTCGAGCGCGCGTTCGCCGGCGTCGGCCGCGCCTCCGAGCGCGCCGAGATCGCGTGGCTGCTCTCGCAGGCCGCTTACTGGGAGGGCGACTTCACGGGCGCGGGCCGCTGGGCGCGCGCCGCGCAGCGCGAAGGCAAGCTCGTGCCCGAGGGCTGGGTCGTCTTTCTCGAGTCGCCGCCGCCCCGGCCCCTCTACGCCGGCGCGGCCGCCGGCGAGAGCGTGACGCTGCCCGTCGATTTCGGACGGCCGAACCTCGTCCGCCTCTCCGTGCGCGCGAACGGGCGGCCGCCGGAGGAGATGGTCCTCGACTCGGGCGCGTCCGTCTCGCTCCTGACGGACAGCGCGGCCGAGCGCCTCGGCGTGCGCTTCACGCCGGGCGCCACGGCAGCGGCCCGCGGCCTGCACGAGACGGAGACGCCGATGCGCATGGGCTGGCTCGACTCCGTCCGCATGGGCGACCTCACGCTCACGGACGTGCCGGTCGGCGTCCTTCCCGACGGCACGCTCACGTTCGAGACGGCGTCCCTCGGCGTCTTCAGGCTGAACGGCGTCCTCGGCGCGCACCTCATGAAGGAGTTCGACTGGCGCATCGAGTACATCGAGAAGCGCCTCTTCGCCCGGCGCGTGGACCCGAAGGCAGCCCGCGGCTCGAAGGACCAGAACATGTTCTTCCGCCGCATGAAGCCCATGGTCCGCACGTCGCTGAACGGCCAGCCGTGGTCGCTCTTCCTCCTCGACACGGGCTCGGAACCCTCGATGGTCACGCGCGGCGGTCTGCGCAAGACGCGCCTCTTCGAGCCGGAGACGGCGTACCCGGTGACGCTCGAAGGCATCGGCAACTCGCGCGTGTCGTGGGGAAAGATCTCGAACGTGAGCCTCGGCGTCGACGCCTTCATGGTGCGGTTCAAGGACATCGTCGTGAAGGAGGAGGGCGATGGGCTCGAGGACGGAATCCTCGGCGCCTCGTTCCTCTCGAACTTCGACGTCGAGATCCGCTTCGGGTCGATGACGCTCGCGCTCGAGAACCCGGTCGAGCGCCGGCGGCGGGACGCGCGCGCGCCCGCGCAGGAGATCCCTCGATAG
- a CDS encoding protein-L-isoaspartate(D-aspartate) O-methyltransferase — protein sequence MLPVRGSRIGLVPLALGGIALAAACRPPADPMEKKREQMVETQIAARGIRDPRVLAAMRKVPRHLFVPASEAASAYDDRPLPIGSGQTISQPYVVAFMTEQLRLTGKERVLEIGTGSGYQAAILAELAAKVYSIEIRSELAEAATARLKELGIRNVEVRAADGYRGWPEEAPFDGILVTAAPERVPPPLLEQLASTGRMVIPVGAFYQELKVIERQGGGYTEKSVLPVRFVPFVGEAEGAPRPAPPGRGGRPIVGSSRRRGVRGGGGGGGPRAKPRRTSRSSARPSSSAPSAGRRPSPS from the coding sequence ATGCTCCCTGTGAGGGGGAGTCGGATCGGGCTCGTGCCTTTGGCGCTGGGCGGGATCGCCCTCGCCGCCGCGTGCCGCCCGCCGGCGGATCCTATGGAAAAGAAACGCGAGCAGATGGTCGAGACGCAGATCGCGGCGCGCGGCATCCGCGACCCGCGCGTTCTCGCCGCGATGCGCAAGGTCCCGAGGCACCTCTTCGTCCCGGCCTCCGAGGCGGCGTCCGCCTACGACGACCGGCCGCTCCCGATCGGGAGCGGTCAGACGATCTCGCAGCCCTACGTCGTCGCCTTCATGACCGAGCAGCTCCGGCTCACCGGGAAGGAGAGGGTGCTCGAGATCGGCACGGGCTCCGGTTATCAGGCCGCGATCCTCGCCGAGCTCGCCGCGAAGGTGTACTCGATCGAGATCCGTTCCGAGCTCGCGGAAGCGGCGACGGCCCGGCTGAAGGAGCTCGGGATCCGGAACGTCGAGGTGCGCGCCGCCGACGGCTACCGCGGCTGGCCCGAGGAGGCGCCGTTCGACGGCATCCTCGTGACGGCCGCGCCGGAGCGCGTCCCGCCACCGCTGCTCGAGCAGCTCGCGTCGACGGGGCGCATGGTGATTCCCGTGGGCGCCTTCTACCAGGAGCTGAAGGTCATCGAGCGCCAGGGCGGCGGATACACCGAGAAGAGCGTCCTGCCCGTTCGCTTCGTGCCGTTCGTCGGCGAGGCCGAAGGCGCGCCGCGCCCCGCCCCGCCGGGACGGGGGGGCCGGCCGATCGTGGGGTCGAGCCGGCGGAGGGGGGTCCGGGGGGGGGGGGGGGGGGGGGGGCCCCGAGCGAAGCCTCGCCGGACTTCCCGCAGCTCGGCTAGGCCTTCTTCTTCGGCGCCCAGCGCAGGACGTCGACCTTCTCCATCGTGA
- a CDS encoding DUF190 domain-containing protein yields MKDVTTAKLLRIHIGEMDRARHRPLFEVLVAEAREGGLSGATVLRGIESYGASSVVHRARLVELSEDLPIVVEIVDTEEKIRGYLERIDPILEEAACGVLITMEKVDVLRWAPKKKA; encoded by the coding sequence ATGAAAGACGTGACGACCGCCAAGCTGCTGCGCATCCACATCGGCGAGATGGACCGCGCCCGGCACCGGCCGCTCTTCGAGGTGCTCGTCGCCGAGGCGCGGGAGGGCGGGCTCTCGGGCGCGACCGTATTGCGCGGCATCGAGTCCTACGGCGCCTCGAGCGTCGTCCACCGCGCGCGGCTCGTCGAGCTTTCGGAGGACCTTCCGATCGTCGTGGAGATCGTGGACACCGAGGAGAAGATCCGCGGTTACCTCGAGCGCATCGACCCGATCCTCGAGGAAGCCGCCTGCGGCGTCCTCATCACGATGGAGAAGGTCGACGTCCTGCGCTGGGCGCCGAAGAAGAAGGCCTAG
- the crcB gene encoding fluoride efflux transporter CrcB — translation MRLSLLALVFVGGGIGSVCRYAMASALQRTLPGPFPTGTFWVNLAGCFAIGLVGALGLERAALSPEARTFLMVGILGGFTTFSSFAWETLGLLSVKDVLRATLYVGGSVFLGLLGTLLGRSIGRIGS, via the coding sequence ATGAGGCTCTCCCTCCTCGCGCTCGTCTTCGTGGGCGGGGGGATCGGGTCGGTGTGTCGCTACGCGATGGCGAGCGCGCTGCAGAGGACCCTTCCGGGACCGTTTCCCACCGGCACCTTCTGGGTGAACCTCGCAGGCTGCTTCGCCATCGGCCTCGTCGGGGCGCTCGGCCTCGAGCGCGCCGCGCTCTCACCCGAGGCGCGCACGTTCCTCATGGTCGGCATCCTCGGGGGCTTCACGACGTTTTCGTCGTTCGCGTGGGAGACGCTGGGCCTCCTGAGCGTGAAGGACGTTCTCCGCGCGACGCTCTACGTCGGCGGCTCCGTCTTCCTCGGGCTCCTCGGGACCCTGCTCGGCCGTTCGATCGGGAGGATCGGCTCATGA
- a CDS encoding formate dehydrogenase accessory protein FdhE, giving the protein MTKTLDPAAAFEARAARATGLVAAAPLVAEPLAFAAGLFRLQGRLAAAVHARHVDDAFTGTPADFHRVLDLFAPLLTYAAEKGPPELTEAAKARRADDDETALSRLSVYWSGEREAREDYLARAFLRPYAEVLAARGVTLERPRHESHCPACGNGAVVSVRREVPESMGAARSLVCALCGTEWPFARIRCAACHEEDPAKLPSFQTEAHPAVRIEACETCRHYVKSLDLTLDARPLPEVDDLVSLAMDLWAVEEGWTRLEPGWAGI; this is encoded by the coding sequence GTGACCAAGACGCTCGACCCGGCGGCGGCCTTCGAGGCGCGGGCGGCGCGCGCCACCGGCCTCGTCGCCGCAGCGCCGCTCGTCGCCGAGCCGCTCGCGTTCGCGGCCGGGCTCTTCCGGCTGCAGGGGCGGCTCGCCGCGGCCGTCCATGCGCGCCACGTGGACGACGCCTTCACGGGGACTCCCGCCGACTTCCACAGGGTGCTCGACCTCTTCGCGCCGCTCCTGACGTACGCGGCCGAGAAGGGGCCGCCCGAGCTGACCGAGGCCGCGAAGGCGCGGCGAGCCGACGACGACGAGACGGCCCTCTCGCGCCTCTCGGTCTACTGGAGCGGCGAGCGGGAGGCCCGCGAGGACTACCTCGCGCGCGCGTTCCTGAGGCCGTACGCCGAGGTCCTCGCCGCGCGCGGCGTGACGCTGGAGCGCCCGCGCCACGAGAGCCACTGCCCCGCCTGCGGAAACGGAGCCGTCGTGAGCGTGCGGCGCGAGGTGCCCGAGTCGATGGGCGCGGCGCGCTCGCTCGTCTGCGCGCTCTGCGGCACCGAGTGGCCGTTCGCGCGCATCCGCTGCGCCGCGTGCCACGAAGAGGATCCCGCGAAGCTTCCCTCCTTCCAGACGGAGGCGCATCCCGCCGTCCGCATCGAAGCCTGCGAGACGTGCCGGCACTACGTGAAGTCGCTGGACCTGACGCTGGACGCGCGGCCGCTGCCCGAGGTGGACGACCTCGTTTCGCTCGCGATGGACCTCTGGGCGGTCGAGGAGGGCTGGACGCGCCTCGAGCCGGGCTGGGCGGGGATCTGA
- a CDS encoding GHKL domain-containing protein yields MENAAVDYRTPGAGLLLAVLSILHAPAATVDETKNVLVLFSNARLLPANVEAERALRETLAKSKDRPVEVHAEFLEAPYFSGDRYIATIVTSLREKYATEAPDVIVAAGEEALGFLLRNRAALFPHAPLVHMAVSRSNFGSLPPLTPDVVGVPVAYDFSGTIEQALKWHPNARRLVVVTGASSQDREFERRLRAEVPRFEGRAAVEFLSALPTRAVLERLGKLGDDSVVFTTGYFQDGEGRASTPRDSATMMAGASRAPVYAAFNTFLGTGVVGGRMVTFDALGRQAAEIVARLLGGDAPSSLRLAESAPTEVHLDWRQARRWGIGESDVPAGTVWHFREPTLWEEYPNGVIAAAVVFVLQAGLIAGLLAERRRRHVAERAVAAQRFELAHASRLAVAGELTGSIAHEINQPLGAILSNADAADLILESGGDRRAELRAILADIRRDDLRAGEVIRRLRALLSKHEVERRPVDLNDAVREVGAALSAEARRRRVGLDVRPVSNAVTITGDRTQIQQVLINLVLNAMDAVDEMPEDRRVVVVSLRSDPLLVRITVRDRGPGIAPEHLPKLFESFFSTKRKGMGLGLSIARTLAEAHGGRIRAENGPGEGAVFHVELPAAGAPGALSPEVA; encoded by the coding sequence GTGGAGAATGCGGCCGTGGATTACAGGACTCCGGGCGCGGGCCTCCTCCTGGCCGTGCTCTCCATCCTGCATGCCCCGGCGGCGACCGTTGACGAGACGAAGAACGTCCTCGTCCTCTTCTCGAATGCCCGCCTCCTCCCGGCCAACGTCGAGGCCGAGCGGGCACTACGCGAGACTCTCGCGAAATCGAAAGACCGGCCCGTGGAGGTCCACGCCGAGTTTCTCGAAGCGCCCTACTTCAGCGGCGACCGCTACATCGCCACGATCGTCACCTCCCTTCGCGAAAAGTACGCCACCGAGGCGCCGGACGTGATCGTCGCCGCGGGCGAGGAGGCGCTCGGCTTTCTCCTTCGCAATCGCGCGGCGCTCTTTCCGCACGCCCCACTCGTCCACATGGCCGTCTCCCGATCGAATTTCGGGTCGTTGCCCCCGCTCACTCCGGACGTCGTCGGCGTTCCCGTCGCGTACGACTTTTCCGGGACGATCGAACAGGCGCTGAAGTGGCATCCAAATGCCCGGCGCCTCGTCGTCGTGACGGGCGCTTCGTCGCAGGACCGCGAGTTCGAGCGGCGGCTGAGGGCCGAGGTTCCCCGCTTCGAAGGCCGTGCGGCAGTCGAATTTCTCTCCGCCCTGCCGACGCGAGCGGTCCTCGAGCGCCTCGGGAAGCTCGGAGACGACTCCGTCGTCTTCACGACCGGCTACTTCCAGGACGGCGAGGGCCGCGCCTCCACCCCGCGCGATTCCGCCACGATGATGGCCGGCGCGAGCAGAGCGCCCGTGTATGCAGCCTTCAACACGTTCCTCGGCACGGGCGTCGTCGGCGGGCGCATGGTGACCTTCGATGCCCTGGGGCGCCAGGCGGCGGAGATCGTCGCCAGGCTGCTGGGAGGCGACGCGCCTTCTTCGCTCCGTCTGGCCGAAAGCGCGCCGACAGAGGTGCATCTCGACTGGCGGCAAGCCCGCCGGTGGGGCATCGGCGAGAGCGATGTCCCCGCGGGTACCGTGTGGCACTTCCGGGAGCCGACGCTCTGGGAGGAGTATCCGAACGGGGTGATCGCCGCCGCCGTGGTTTTTGTCCTCCAGGCCGGGCTGATCGCCGGGCTCCTCGCCGAGCGGCGCCGCCGCCACGTCGCCGAGAGGGCCGTGGCGGCACAGCGCTTCGAGCTCGCCCACGCCTCGCGTCTCGCGGTCGCCGGCGAGCTGACGGGCTCGATCGCGCACGAGATCAACCAGCCGCTCGGCGCGATCCTGAGCAACGCCGATGCCGCCGACCTCATTCTCGAGTCGGGCGGCGATCGTCGGGCTGAGCTGCGCGCGATCCTCGCCGACATCCGGCGGGACGACCTCAGGGCCGGCGAGGTGATCCGCCGGCTGCGAGCCCTGCTTTCCAAGCATGAGGTCGAGCGGCGGCCGGTCGACCTCAACGACGCGGTGCGCGAGGTGGGAGCGGCGCTCAGTGCCGAAGCGCGCCGGCGGCGGGTCGGCCTCGACGTCAGACCCGTGTCGAATGCCGTCACGATCACCGGCGACCGGACGCAGATCCAGCAGGTGCTCATCAACCTCGTGCTCAACGCCATGGACGCCGTGGACGAGATGCCCGAAGACCGGCGGGTGGTCGTCGTGTCGCTCAGGAGCGACCCGCTCCTCGTCCGGATCACCGTGCGCGACCGCGGCCCGGGAATCGCGCCCGAGCATCTCCCGAAGCTCTTCGAGTCGTTTTTCAGCACGAAACGCAAGGGCATGGGCCTCGGCCTGTCCATTGCCCGGACGCTCGCCGAGGCGCACGGCGGGCGCATCCGCGCCGAGAACGGGCCCGGCGAAGGCGCCGTGTTCCACGTCGAGCTGCCCGCGGCCGGCGCCCCGGGCGCCTTGTCGCCGGAGGTCGCGTGA
- a CDS encoding response regulator transcription factor yields MNGAPLIHVVDDDDSLRTALLRLLAAAGFEARGYASTGAFLMDPPPDRPGCVLLDIRMPGPSGLDLQAALQRQGIALPVIFLTGHADVSSSVRAMKAGAVDFLTKPVRREVLLEALGRALERDAGQRAARGEIARLRALFDALTPREREVFERVVAGKLNKQIAAELGVAERTVKAERAQVMVKLGAGSAAELGRLAERLRQISP; encoded by the coding sequence GTGAACGGCGCCCCCCTGATACACGTGGTCGACGACGACGACTCGCTCCGCACGGCGCTGCTGCGGCTGCTCGCCGCAGCCGGCTTCGAGGCGCGCGGCTACGCGTCGACCGGCGCCTTCCTGATGGACCCGCCGCCGGATCGGCCCGGCTGCGTGTTGCTCGACATCCGCATGCCGGGGCCGTCAGGCCTCGATCTCCAGGCGGCGCTTCAGCGCCAGGGCATCGCTCTGCCCGTGATCTTCCTGACGGGCCACGCCGACGTTTCCTCCAGCGTGCGCGCGATGAAGGCCGGCGCCGTGGATTTCCTCACGAAGCCCGTGCGGCGTGAGGTCCTGCTCGAGGCGCTCGGGCGCGCGCTCGAGCGCGACGCCGGGCAGAGAGCGGCGCGCGGCGAGATCGCACGCCTGCGCGCGCTCTTCGACGCGCTGACGCCCCGCGAGCGCGAGGTCTTCGAGCGCGTCGTAGCCGGTAAGCTCAACAAGCAGATCGCGGCCGAGCTCGGCGTTGCAGAGCGCACGGTGAAGGCCGAACGCGCGCAGGTCATGGTCAAGCTGGGGGCGGGCTCCGCGGCGGAGCTCGGCCGGCTCGCCGAGCGGCTGCGGCAGATCTCCCCCTAG